tataactttctcgatttaaattattttttcgcacaacacatatcaaattaaagataacttcataaggattctaacgatatctcacttgcatatgctCCGATGTCAAAGtttaaaaagaatttcaaaaattttcataaatttcgttaacAACTTTATATCAATGCAAgacacataatatgtcaatacaatgcaatgtcaatatgaaattgtattgacatcgtcatgtctttgtgttgatgtatttcatacactgtattgacattgtgcttctaaaccctaaatttgatagttattattatctttttaatattaaaaaatgaaaaacgaaatTAAACATGACAAATTATAGACCACAgtatttctaaaatcctatttTGACACTTGATAGCAATTCATCACTCCCCTTCCCTTTGATAGCATTGCCTTTTTTTTCTTGCCCCCGTAACACTTATTTTGACATTTCATCTCAACTCGATTATGTCCACACTTTTCTTTTCAACATTTTGCTATTTCGATATGACTCCAACTGCAGAAAATAGTTGAATTCACTTACTTATAAATTGAGtacaatttcaataaaaaaattgcCCTGTTCAAATCTCAAAATCAGTATTGGTATTTTTTCCCAGGACTATACCAGTATTTGTACTGATATTTTTGATGGACAAAAAGCTCATTGCTAGATTTTTAAGTTCACCTAATTTACTTTTCTTGATTTTATATAgataccaaagcaagcattgACAGAGAACTAATGAGATTAAAGTCATTGCTTTCTTAAAATCGAACTAACATAATTGATTACTCCACGATGGAATGAAATAGGAATCAAATGATCATTCATAAGCTTATTCATAATCACAAAAATCAAATGGAGAATTCCTTCTTATAATAACCACTAGCCAGATTTCAAGGTTTACACATCATGAGCAGATGATCATATGAGACAAATAAGATTACACAAACCAAACATATGAGTTTCCATAAACtgataaaacataaaaataaagttTACCTACAGTGTAAGATGTTCTATACCTTCAGTGTTTCTTGCCACTCCTGTCACTGGTTTCTTCTCTTCCTGTTCGTCGTAAGGGTTCGCCCTTAAACAAGAGCTGGCCTCTTCAGTATCCGAGCAGCCGGGTCTTTCCGTCAAGAACTGTTCCCAGAAGACATCGTTCACCTGTTTCTGCTCAATTGCAGGTGCTTGCTTTGCAGGTGCTTGCTTGGCAGCATCGGGTGAGGAAGACGAATCCAAAACCTCATCCCGGCAAATTCTATCAGCTGTCACTGCTAGGCAGTGATGGCCAGCATCAATAATGTCACTGTTAGGCAGTGATGAGGTACACATATCCGAACTTGATTGAGGCATCACCGTAGAGTTCTGGCTCTTGTTGAGCTCCAGAGTAGACGAAGCAAGAGAGAGGTTCAGCAGGCAGGAAAGGTGATCATCACCTTCGTCATTTGAAGTCAGGCTATTATGCAAGGAGTGCAATTTTGGGCACGACAAAGATGTATCCATCTGTAAATCTGAAGAAGCACTGGTATCTGACAGCTCCAACGTTTCAGGGGGGCATATGAAACTTGCTGTTCTCATATGGACATCTCTTGGCCATTCCTCGATTCTGCCTTGAGGGCTTATTTCGTCTTCGTCCGAGCTCTGTGTGCTATGTGAAAGCCAGTTGACATCGGAAATTGTTGTAGATAACTCCAGCCTGAGCTTATTGCAGAATTCTAGGTCTTGTTCTGTACAGTCAACCTCAGGCCTGCAGCTGCTATGATTTTCAACCGAAACAGTCTCCTGAATCAACTGGACACCATCTGCCTGGGGGAGTCTCCTCTTCTTATTATACGCTGAAAAATCCATTGATTCAAGCTTCTGGGCAAGGCGTTCAACAAACTGAGGATTTTGAGCGGACTTATTCAGGTAGCTTAGTAGTTTTTCCTGCCTATGCTCCATGCTAACTATACGCTTCGTTAAGTCTTCCAATTGTCCCTTAGCTGCAGACTGCTCCTCCTTGAATCCCACCAAATTGCCTTCGAGAGCAGCCTTCTCACGGGACAACTTATCAATTTCTTCCTCGTATGTAGCTCTTTCAGGATCGACCGGACCCTGAGGCTGACTGTGGCTGTGAATAGGCTTTCTACGATGAATATTCTTAAGAAGATGCTTCTGATCCTTCACAAATTCATCATTAGCAAACTCCCATCTCTCCGGATCAATCTTCCTGAATCCCTATAGCCAAAAATGTCTCTCTACGTGTTAGCAAACCACGCTTATGCAATGATATGGTTCAAATTATCTGGAAAAATGCAAGTGTCCACTTGAAAATCACTAAGAATTCCTACATCACATTTATTAAGTACTTCATTCTTCAGTTTTTCTCTTTCTGGATTAAAGGTAAATCTACACTTCTCCATAACAAGACGATAAAGGAGAAGCAAACAAGAGTTTTTCGAGAAATACTGTTTCAGTAAAACATAAGCAGATACACACCGTGAAACGAGaactgcacataagaaaatcgAGAAATAGATCCTAATtcatcagaaaaaaataaaataaaataaaaaacccTCAAAAAACGATAtcaaacaaccacaaatcaCAATCAAATCCTAATTCATCACACACGATGGCACACACAGCTCAATCTCCACCAACAAACATTATCATCGAAATTCAAATAAGTTACAATTTTGATATCTAAAACAGTAAGAGTTAAAAACTGAAACCCTAATTGAATAATTAAATGGAAAAACTGAACCACAACAGCCGAATTGATCGAGAAACATACGTATGTGTTGAGCTGGCGGATGAAGCTAGAGAAATTGTTGTGCTTGAAGTAGGAAGGGAGGAGGACGCGGGCGAATTCCGGTGGATTCCAGACGACGAAGCTCTTCGTGCCCCCGCTCCATGATACGATCGCATCTGTTGAAGAGTCGTCCACCATCTCATACGTCTTCAGCAGGAAAGGCGCCGGGCCGCCGCCGCCGGAAGCTCCTCCATCCATTAATTGGGAATTCTGATTGACTATGTAGTTGACTGAATTTTGGGAGGAACGGAAATAGGAGCAGTTTTTGTAGAAAACTGTACGTGTATACAATTAAAGGAATTCTTTAATCTTCAAAGTTGACAATGGACATGCCAACGCAAATGAATGGCATAATTCAACAATTAAACCATTAATTCATTCATGTTTTATCATTGctctatatttataaaatattttgaaaattttataaatgattATACAAAAAGGTTGAAACCTCAACCGGCCCCACACATCCCGATCCGACAGTATTGTGAGGGGTGTTAAATCATAGTACGCAGTGAACCATTAAGGGGAGGGCCAAAAGCCCacctcccaaggcctcacacttgtgcctaaGAGGTGTTGCAAGTACACGACAGTAGTGAGATTTGATCCTTGGCTAATCATACAAATCTGCCCCTCCGGAACCAACTGCGCTCTGCCCCTGCGGACTTTTATAAATGATTGTACAAAAAGTTTCTTTCACGTTTCAATTTGATGggtattccctccgtccgcaaataggagtccaTTCCTATCCGGCacgttttaagaaatattaagaaaagtgggtggaagaaagttagtggaatacgaGCCTCACTTGTATATACaccatccgtccccaaagaatatgcattttgggttcggcacaggttttaatgcaaaattggtaaagtaagagagaggaagagagaaaaagtaaaataaaatattgttagtggagaatcgGAGCAGATCTCCTACTCCACCATTCTTGCACCATTCGTACCCCAacactcacaacaaaataaaataatcttataaaCATGTAAGTGATgatgagattattttattttgttgtgagtgtGGAGTAGGAATGGTGCAGGAATGATGGAGTAGGAGATCCGCTCcggtggagaatgggtcccacctcattagagataaaaaaaagttccaAAACTAGAAAGTGcgtattcttgtgggacggactaaaaataaaagagtgcatatttttgttggacggagggagtataaattttaaatgatactgtgagtgaagtgagttagtggaacgtggggtctctttaccatttattgtaattatgaaccgggactcctattcacgaatgggacaaaatgaaaaaacgggactcaTATTCACGGACAGATGGAGCATATTTTAATTCCATCTTATATATGTCCAAAGGTAGTTAACTTTTTACTTACACAATATGCAAAATAGTATGAAACAACAATAAAACTTTTTATACCAgcatgaaataataataataataataaaaaaaaaaaaaaataataataataataaaaaagcaTTTTGAACTAACATGAAACATTTTTTACATCATGTGAGCAAAAAGTTAGCGTTATCTATATACAATTGGCAAAATATATTAAGTAAAGTGAAGCACAAAAGAAACTTTTTGTTACTTATTTATACAAGTTTCAAACTCTTTGTAATAACAAGAAACAATAATCacatatattttgtttgaataATGTATTTATCATGAAATATAGACTTTGTTCTTTTTATTTGAAGGGCGCAATGAGCTTATACATTTTGTACAGAAGGCGGTGAATGAGTGGCGGCAACGGCGGTGGAGGAGGATGTTTGAGAGCAACACTCTTGTCTTTTCTTTTTCAGCTATCTCCAAGTATCTTGGcttatttctttttcaaattaCACACTTATTTAGTCATTACTACATTTTTGGGCCTGAAAAATAGGTAAATATATATAGATGgtgaaaatattaaatttgaaaCATGTCATTTACAAATAGTTCTAGTATCATAGAAATCAATAGCTTtcataagaataaagcatcaaTAATTAGCCATGTAATCAAACCAATATACACTCGTTGTATAAAAAGCAGTCTAGTTATACTAAATTTCAATAAACTTGCATTTGACAAAATTCTGAAATCAAATGACATTTATATAATATGTTCCCAAACATAAGCAAGTCggtaaattttttttaccagAAACAGAGCTctgcaaaaaaaacaaaaaaaaatcgagCTCCATCAATCTCCCCTGGCGCATCTCGTGATGATCTCGCAGCCTCTGCCGTAGGAATTGGCGACGCCGGCGGCCTTGCAGTTGTAATACGAAGCTCCTGGCCGATCGCACGGCACCATGTCTCGTCTCAGTGTGTCGTAGCTGATGTATCTCCGCCGTATCTGCAATGCCCTCCGATTGCTCTCTGAATCCATCACCTCCTCCCCCGCCGCGCACTCGCCGATCTTTCCGGCGCAAACGGTCTTGGCAAATTCGCCGGATTTTGGATCTGGAATTGAGGAGCAGAGCAGGAAATGCAGCAGGAGAATTGCGCACAAGGATTGCGGCTGAGGTTTGGGCATTTTGTGATTGAGAGGTTTTTTTTGGTAACAGTGGTGAAAATGGTGGGGTTTGAGATTGATTTGGTTTTGGTCATTTATGAGTGTGCACCTACTACTACTGACCATGAGAGCGAGAGTGACCCACACAACTCACAAGGGAAGAAGAAAGCAAgggttttttttactttttttggtTGCAGACTTTTGTCAAACATTTGGAAGTCACTGTGCCACAATTAGATTAGACCTACCATTGTTGAGGAAAGTAGTTTGAGAAAATAGTAGTACATTGTTGATGAGTAGAACATCGTCAACCGTCGTCACTTCACTGGACCATCGATGAGATCGGAAGGAATCACACCATAGATTAATTATAATAACCTTTTAATTTATATTgcattttatcttttttcttaaattgtactccatattttataaatactcctattaattACAGGAGTATGATTTATTCCACCCAATAGAAAGTAGAGTGTGTATTTAttctatcatttaatttcacttttactTATGATTCAttcacaatttaaaattataccTAACTTCAATTTTTGGAATAAAAATCAATTATGATTCATAATATCGTAAGAAATCTTGTTacataaaaaatactagtactactactattacatCATTCATGCCATATATGTACTCTTTTCTTCCTATGTGTCATGTATTTTGATCCATCGCTATTCGgaatttttatattattcaaACAGCtttgaataaatatttattactcACTTAAATAGTCatgtgcaaatgaaatgaatcaTTATTTATGGAACGGATGATCTCATTATCATGAAGTATTCACTGGTAACACGACCAAAATAATAGAacactttatttaaattgatccAAAGATTAAAGATGATTTCACTTTTAAGAGGCTTATATAGTTATATcgtttaaaaaaaacaaaaataacattACATAACCAATCGTTGTGGCAATTTGAATTTTCAAGGATCAATAAGTACTGcactagtattataaatatggagtataaatcTCGAGTTAGTTGGTACCTAGAGCTAGCTGTCCCTTCGGGGACATGACATCCGATAAAATTGGAACGATAAATAGAAGATTAGCATGGCCCCTGCGCAAGGATGACACGCATAAATCGATAAATGGTATCTAGAGCTAGGAACCCACTATGAGTATGACCAATGCCTACCCTAATAGTACTCCTAGTTCATAAATTTCGACCAATTAAAACTAGTTTGGCTTTTTACGTCGAACCAACTGCAATTTTCTCATTTGAACGATATTTCAATTGTGAGCTTTAAAAAAAGTTgaacaaataaaaatcaaaatcaaaatcaaaatcaaaatcaaaccaTTTGATGTCTATCATTTTCGCAAGAAAGTCGCAGTTACAATATTAACTCAGAATAATTAATAGAGTTACGTAATGATACCGAAATTTATAGTAGACTTTCATTAAATAGGAAATATGCAAATTTGTGTCTCAAATAGCGTAGGGTACACTTTAGTAGCCCTTTTTAAATGCTCACATATATAGTTGGTCACATGCATTTAATTATATCCTTGTGCTACTTGCTGATTTTCAATAATTGACTACTATCCCAACTATATCTTCCCAAATTAAAATATCTAaacagagagagaaaaaaagcgATAAACAGGGACagaataagaaaagaaaatccTCAAGTTATTTTGGCCATAAAAGCAAATTCCAACATGGAAAATGGTAACTGCTGCGGCAGCAAACACCTCAAACAAAAAACATTAAAACCACAAAATCTAAGAGACAATCAAAAACAACAATAATGATAATAAGGGATCTTCTTTTCTCTGGGTTGCAACTTCTTGTCCCTTTTAGTACCTGTATTGCAAAGGCTTGTAAGGCCCCTCAACCGGCACACTAATGTAGTCGGCCTGCCCCTTGCTCAGCTTCGTGAGCTTGGCACCAAGCTTCCCGAGATGGAGGGCGGCCACCTTCTCGTCGAGGTGCTTGGGCAGCACGTACACCTTCTTCTCGTACTTCCCGGAGCTCCTCTCGTTCCACAGCTCGAGCTGGGCAATGACCTGGTTGGTGAAGGAGCACGACATGACGAAGCTGGGGTGCCCCGTGGCGCATCCCAGGTTCATCAGCCTGCCCTCAGCCAGGACGATGATCCCGGTCTTGGTGTCTGGAAAGATCCACCTGTCGGTCTGGGGCTTGATGGTGACCCTCTTCACGCCTGGGAAGTTCTCGAGTCCCTGCATGTCGATCTCGTTGTCAAAGTGGCCGATGTTGCAGACGATGGCGTtgttcttcatcttcctcatgTGCTCGAGCATGATGATGTCCTTGTTGCCAGTGGTGGTGACGAAGATGTCGGCGGTGGAGACCACGTCCTCAAGGGTTAGGACTTCGAAGCCTTCCATGAGGGCTTGGAGAGCGCAGATGGGATCGATCTCAGTCACAACCACACGAGCACCGCCCTGTTTCAGGGCGGCAGCACAGCCCTTTCCCACATCTCCGTAACCACACACGACGCCAACCTTTCCGGCGATCATGACATCGGTTGCCCTCATCAGACCATCAGGTAGCGAGTGGCGGCACCCGTAGAGGTTGTCAAACTGGTTATGGCAGAATCAACAAAGATAATCAGAGGGAATGAAAATGCAGAAATTTGAATATGTGAAAGTTCTTGGCTAAATCGGGCAATAATTAACCTAAATCAAGACAAATCTTATATTAAGAGATAACATAGAAAATTAAGGAGAAATCAATATCaagtaacaaaataaaaacatgatCCTAAATCTAAGGAAACACATTAATTGAATCGGCTTTGACAACAAGCAGTGTTAATTAGGTAGTAACAGTTGAGTATTCATAAGCATCCAAAGAGGCACAATCCGGTGCATAAGCCCTAATTATGGTTGATAAACCCTAATTACCAATTAGGCATAAATAAACAGGTAGATCGACAATCGTTGACAAAGGACCACCAAATA
This sequence is a window from Salvia splendens isolate huo1 chromosome 5, SspV2, whole genome shotgun sequence. Protein-coding genes within it:
- the LOC121802776 gene encoding protein RALF-like 24, producing MPKPQPQSLCAILLLHFLLCSSIPDPKSGEFAKTVCAGKIGECAAGEEVMDSESNRRALQIRRRYISYDTLRRDMVPCDRPGASYYNCKAAGVANSYGRGCEIITRCARGD
- the LOC121805028 gene encoding adenosylhomocysteinase-like — encoded protein: MALQIEKTTSGREYKVKDMSQADFGRLEIELAEVEMPGLMSCRTEFGPSQPFKGARITGSLHMTIQTAVLIETLTALGAEVRWCSCNIFSTQDHAAAAIARDSAAVFAWKGETLQEYWWCTERALDWGPGGGPDLIVDDGGDTTLLIHEGVKAELEYEKTGKLPDPSSTDNAEFQIVLTLIRDGLKGDPTKYRKMNERLVGVSEETTTGVKRLYQMQANGTLLFPAINVNDSVTKSKFDNLYGCRHSLPDGLMRATDVMIAGKVGVVCGYGDVGKGCAAALKQGGARVVVTEIDPICALQALMEGFEVLTLEDVVSTADIFVTTTGNKDIIMLEHMRKMKNNAIVCNIGHFDNEIDMQGLENFPGVKRVTIKPQTDRWIFPDTKTGIIVLAEGRLMNLGCATGHPSFVMSCSFTNQVIAQLELWNERSSGKYEKKVYVLPKHLDEKVAALHLGKLGAKLTKLSKGQADYISVPVEGPYKPLQYRY
- the LOC121803657 gene encoding heat stress transcription factor A-5-like; this encodes MDGGASGGGGPAPFLLKTYEMVDDSSTDAIVSWSGGTKSFVVWNPPEFARVLLPSYFKHNNFSSFIRQLNTYGFRKIDPERWEFANDEFVKDQKHLLKNIHRRKPIHSHSQPQGPVDPERATYEEEIDKLSREKAALEGNLVGFKEEQSAAKGQLEDLTKRIVSMEHRQEKLLSYLNKSAQNPQFVERLAQKLESMDFSAYNKKRRLPQADGVQLIQETVSVENHSSCRPEVDCTEQDLEFCNKLRLELSTTISDVNWLSHSTQSSDEDEISPQGRIEEWPRDVHMRTASFICPPETLELSDTSASSDLQMDTSLSCPKLHSLHNSLTSNDEGDDHLSCLLNLSLASSTLELNKSQNSTVMPQSSSDMCTSSLPNSDIIDAGHHCLAVTADRICRDEVLDSSSSPDAAKQAPAKQAPAIEQKQVNDVFWEQFLTERPGCSDTEEASSCLRANPYDEQEEKKPVTGVARNTEGIEHLTL